In Vigna unguiculata cultivar IT97K-499-35 chromosome 3, ASM411807v1, whole genome shotgun sequence, a single genomic region encodes these proteins:
- the LOC114179408 gene encoding uncharacterized protein LOC114179408, whose product MKRSSSIGLLEMKLEASGGGCKYHPDNKQVQGVCAFCLRDKLLKLYDINNPTYPLPSPSQPFSSYMSHRHHHHHRRHASSVADSVSSVVGFNYGLKKSNSIAFGSGSRNTDKEVNENSGGSKKKGVWSKLLKLTRKNSKEAFMHSRTVREGKSLHF is encoded by the coding sequence ATGAAGAGAAGTAGTAGCATTGGATTATTAGAAATGAAGTTAGAAGCATCAGGAGGAGGGTGCAAGTACCACCCTGATAACAAACAAGTGCAAGGTGTTTGTGCCTTTTGTTTAAGAGACAAACTTTTGAAGCTCTATGATATCAACAATCCAACTTAtcctcttccttctccttctcaaCCCTTTTCTTCTTACATGTCTCatcgccaccaccaccaccaccgtcGTCATGCTTCTAGTGTGGCGGATTCTGTCTCCTCCGTGGTTGGTTTCAACTATGGATTGAAGAAGAGCAACTCCATTGCCTTTGGTTCAGGAAGCCGAAACACAGATAAGGAAGTCAATGAAAACAGCGGGGGGAGTAAGAAAAAGGGTGTTTGGTCCAAGCTGCTCAAATTGACCAGAAAGAACAGTAAGGAGGCCTTCATGCATTCCAGGACCGTGAGGGAGGGAAAGAGTTTGcatttttaa